One genomic window of Candidatus Thermoplasmatota archaeon includes the following:
- the tmk gene encoding dTMP kinase, with protein MKHFITFEGIDGSGKSTVSKIVCKKLKNHGYKVVLTYEPTDTWIGRCVQKFIETNADPFVTSFAFIADRMEHCKQIQKWLDEDYIVLCDRYAESTYAYQGAQLQDHVKNPMKWLKELSKKRIITPDRTFVFVIDPKESLSRIQNRSKLIPFEKISFLEKVHKNYLKIAVGKRFMKLDATKSIGELADICFMDIVKK; from the coding sequence ATGAAACATTTCATAACCTTTGAGGGAATTGATGGATCAGGTAAATCCACGGTATCAAAAATTGTTTGCAAAAAACTAAAAAACCATGGCTATAAAGTTGTTTTGACCTATGAGCCTACAGATACTTGGATTGGGCGTTGTGTGCAGAAATTTATAGAGACTAATGCTGACCCTTTTGTAACCTCTTTTGCATTCATAGCTGATCGTATGGAACACTGTAAGCAGATACAAAAATGGTTAGATGAAGATTATATTGTGTTATGTGATCGTTACGCGGAATCAACCTATGCATATCAGGGTGCGCAGCTACAAGATCATGTTAAAAATCCTATGAAATGGTTGAAGGAGTTATCAAAAAAACGTATAATAACACCGGATAGAACATTTGTTTTTGTCATAGACCCAAAAGAATCCTTATCTCGTATACAAAACAGAAGTAAACTTATACCTTTTGAAAAGATTTCTTTCCTGGAAAAAGTACATAAAAATTATTTGAAAATAGCAGTTGGTAAACGTTTTATGAAACTTGATGCAACAAAAAG
- a CDS encoding DNA primase large subunit PriL: protein MVDLSTLARYPFLDDSKIYVKNNAISVEDLLEDPLYERARTIGVERLDKTFKERDVGNRSLATESDCIMELLSYPIARMIAVCIGDNYFKRRYALGEASHAYRNLINEPTSFLINVSKEFNLDVKYFEDTNKLSIFFTDYIHNAPTRYKEWKMINREMKNGYIKISHKDLARLIQEALRRRINDELDKMKCDEAVQKIFSSDIRRIQNMVSTHRKNIEAAPVGKLSIEKLPPCMKDMLAAIQAGENVPHMGRFAIVAFLNSLKLSTADILKIFSSAPDYEEDKTRYQVEHITGTISSTSYAPPGCDKMRTYGICPIEKIDELCKKTRHPLSYYKTRWREK from the coding sequence ATGATTCTAAAATTTATGTTAAAAACAATGCTATATCTGTAGAAGATCTTTTAGAAGACCCATTGTATGAACGTGCTCGTACAATAGGTGTAGAAAGACTTGATAAGACCTTTAAGGAGAGAGATGTAGGTAATCGGAGCTTGGCGACAGAATCAGATTGTATAATGGAACTACTATCATATCCAATAGCAAGAATGATAGCTGTATGCATAGGTGATAACTATTTCAAAAGACGATATGCATTGGGTGAGGCGTCACATGCGTATAGAAACCTCATAAATGAACCGACCTCTTTTTTGATAAATGTTTCAAAAGAATTCAACTTGGATGTGAAATATTTTGAGGATACGAACAAACTGAGTATATTTTTCACTGACTACATACATAACGCTCCGACGAGGTACAAGGAATGGAAGATGATAAACAGGGAGATGAAAAACGGTTACATCAAGATATCGCATAAAGACCTTGCGAGGCTGATACAGGAGGCTCTTAGACGGCGTATAAATGATGAGTTGGATAAAATGAAATGTGACGAAGCTGTTCAGAAAATATTCTCATCTGATATAAGAAGAATACAAAACATGGTTTCAACTCATAGGAAAAATATAGAGGCTGCACCAGTTGGTAAACTTAGCATAGAAAAACTTCCACCATGCATGAAAGACATGCTAGCGGCTATACAGGCTGGTGAAAACGTGCCACATATGGGTCGTTTTGCTATAGTCGCTTTTTTAAATTCACTAAAACTCAGCACAGCGGATATACTAAAGATATTCAGCAGCGCACCTGATTATGAGGAAGACAAAACAAGGTACCAGGTGGAACACATAACAGGTACCATATCATCAACATCTTATGCGCCGCCAGGATGTGACAAGATGAGAACCTATGGAATATGCCCAATAGAAAAGATAGATGAACTATGTAAAAAAACACGCCACCCATTAAGTTACTATAAAACTAGATGGAGAGAAAAATGA